In the genome of Halobacterium noricense, one region contains:
- a CDS encoding pro-sigmaK processing inhibitor BofA family protein, whose product MPTMLEVGLAVLVLVALFGAYRVIRAVKPFIVNAVVGLVVILIAEFLGAQVAVTPLALLVVAVGGLPGAILVILLATLGVAFVPGLLAVPLVV is encoded by the coding sequence ATGCCAACGATGCTGGAGGTCGGGCTCGCGGTCCTCGTACTGGTGGCGTTGTTCGGCGCGTACCGCGTGATTCGCGCGGTGAAGCCGTTCATCGTCAACGCGGTCGTGGGGCTCGTAGTCATCCTCATCGCAGAGTTCCTGGGGGCGCAGGTGGCGGTGACGCCGCTGGCGTTGCTCGTGGTGGCAGTCGGCGGGCTGCCGGGCGCGATACTCGTCATCCTGCTGGCGACGCTGGGGGTGGCGTTCGTGCCGGGGCTGTTGGCGGTGCCGCTAGTGGTTTGA
- a CDS encoding HhH-GPD family protein codes for MVRERRRRFREDLLDWAGENLREFPWREPDRSFYEVFVAEFFLTQTPADNVAELYPRFLRRFPDLDALESASLSEIADSIEPIGFHNMRAAALEAIADEYDELPRERDELRQLPRVGSYVANATVCFADSERVPILDRNVRRVYERVFGDEFVNTASEEEFAESLLPESAPEAKTYNMALLDFGATVCQKAGPDCEACFASRYCTYYRDEVNTRDFNES; via the coding sequence GTGGTCCGAGAGAGACGCCGACGATTCCGCGAAGACCTACTCGACTGGGCGGGCGAGAACCTCCGCGAGTTCCCGTGGCGGGAACCGGACAGATCGTTCTACGAGGTGTTCGTCGCGGAGTTCTTCCTCACACAGACGCCGGCCGACAACGTCGCCGAGCTGTACCCGCGCTTTCTCCGTCGCTTCCCCGACCTAGACGCACTCGAGTCCGCGTCACTGTCGGAGATCGCGGACAGTATCGAGCCGATCGGATTCCACAATATGCGCGCTGCCGCGCTGGAGGCGATCGCCGACGAGTACGACGAACTACCGCGCGAGCGAGACGAACTCCGGCAACTTCCACGAGTCGGCTCGTACGTCGCGAACGCTACTGTCTGCTTCGCGGACAGTGAACGGGTTCCGATACTGGACCGGAACGTTCGACGGGTCTACGAACGAGTCTTCGGAGACGAGTTCGTGAACACCGCCAGCGAGGAGGAGTTCGCGGAGTCCCTACTCCCGGAGAGTGCTCCCGAGGCGAAGACGTACAACATGGCACTTCTGGACTTCGGGGCCACAGTCTGTCAGAAAGCCGGGCCAGACTGTGAGGCCTGCTTCGCCAGCCGCTACTGTACGTACTACCGCGACGAGGTGAATACGCGAGACTTTAATGAGTCGTAG